TTTACCCACCGTACCTACAGTGCCATAAACGGCTTCAGTACATGCTGCACGGTTGATATCGGTAATAATCTCCGCACTTGCCACTAACGCATCTTGACGCTGATACATTGGAGTTGCACCAGAGTGATCTGCATGACCATTAACAGTGACTGAAAAACGTGTCGGTGCTGCAATACCATTAACAATACCAATGGTTTTCTTGTCATTTTCAAGGCGTTTACCTTGTTCAATATGAAGCTCAACAAATGCACTATAACGATCTTCTTTAACTAAACAACTATCCAAATTATCGTGCTGATAACCTAATGATTTCAAAACTTCAAAGAAGTTATTGCCATCATCATCTTTATTTTGCTCCCAACGAGTTCTATCTATTTTTCCTGTTAATACCTTACTGCCAATACATGAAAAACCAAAACGGCTAGATTCTTCTGCACGAAAAACAACAAGTTCAAGATCACGTTTAAGCTGTTGAGGTTTATATTGCATTAAAGCATAAAAGCCAGCAATTACACCCAAAGCACCATCATATGCTCCACCTTGAGGTACAGTATCAAGGTGAGAGCCCGTTCCTACTGCGGGTAATGAGCGATCTTTACCCGGTAAACGGGCATATAGTGTTCCAATGCCATCACGATAGACTTCAAGGCCAGCTTCTTTCATTAAACCTGCAAGATACAAATGTGCGGCTTCATCTTCTTCACCATAGGCAATACGTGTGATCCCTTTGCCACTGTTGTCTTTTTTATAAATCTGCATTGTTTCAATTAATGTTTTCATATCATCAATTGAATAGTGGGTTGCTGTATCTTGTTGAGTCATAAGAGAATTCTCCCGTGGTTTCTGTAATATCTCTTTGTCTAAAAAATGAGACAATTTAAGGATTAAAAAAGCCATCTTCAAAGATGGTCACTGTTTTTATAATCATTACCTATTATATTTACTGCTGAAGTTATATTTCGTCAATGACAATTCAGGTGAATTTCATATTCTGTGAGATAGGTATTAATTAAAAAGAGATATATATATGGAGTATTTCTTAAATGAACTTAAATTGTATGATAAATGTTATAAAACAGATCGCTTTTTTAGGCTAAGTATATTTAAAATTATATTTTTAATTTCAAAATGAAAATAAGAATTATTATTGGTAGTGAATTTATTTTTTTAAGAGTTATTTAAATTGTGATTTATATACTAATAATAAAATATAATTAGAAATATCCCTGAGTTTTTTGTATTAATAATATATTGATTTTTATATTAAATAAAATTTATAACATTATTAGGGGAATGTTGGGTTTTCCGTTAAATATCATAAGTAATATGTAAATATAGAAAGTCTTTATATGAAATTATTTTTCTAATTATTAAAATAAATAATGATCTATCTTATATATTTAGATTTATAGTCTATTTATCTTATTGCTTTAGTTAAATGGACTTTTATCTCTCTGCTAAGTAGAAAACTAAATATTCACTATTGATAAGAATTATTAAATATTACACTATAATAGCCGATAATTTGGATGAGATATTACTTAAGTTTTTATTTTAAATAAGGATGTGAAAGAAATGACTGAGTATGAAATAGACTATAGTTATAGCGATGTATATAGAGATACATTAAGAAGAGAATCCAGTTATTTAAGAAAAATAGCAATGAAATTTGCCTATCAATATATTGGTGATTCTTTTGCAAGAATGATGTTCTTAAATGATATAGAACAACTTATTGCTAGAACAGAGTTAGAGGTAAGCAGTTATTGCTTAAGTTTATCAGCAGGGTTAGATAATATCTCAGATGAAATTGAAAGGTTAGAGTTACAGGATAATTTACTAAGAAATCGAAGCGTAATGCAATATGCACTTTTTGAAATAATACGTAAACAAGAAGAAAGTGAGGAAAATAATAAATTAACACTCAAACAAGTAGGTTTTGTCAGCGGAGCAATGCAAATATATGGAGGGGGAGCTTCTTGTGTGGGATCTGTCGGAACATTATGCAGTAGTTTAGGAGTTGGAATGGTATCTCAAGGTGTAAATAGTATGATTGAAAATGGATATTATTTATTATTTAGAGAGGAATATAGCGGACCTGTAAGAAACGGATATAGAGCAACATCTAAAGCTTTAGGTTATGGTGATAATGAAGCGGATATATTTTATAATGTGGTTGATTTAAGTTTATCTGGTGCATCACTACTAAAACCTGTTCTTAAAGAAGATTCATGGAAGTTATTTCATTATATTAAGAGTGATTTTATAACATCATGGCAATCAATGGGGCGATTATCACTTACTTCTGAGTTTTTCTTTGATGGTGTGACCTTCTATTCTACATACGATTTATATAAGGAAAAAAATAAAAGTGAATGATTTTGATGTGTTATCACCTTTTCCATTTGGCTGGTTGGAACTTTTTCTATTCTATCTATCTTCATTTCTATTATTTTATATTCTATATAAATTACAGATTTATCTTCTTAATAAAGAGAGTAGATTTTTAAATTTAATGTATCTTATATTTATTTATATTGTTGGTAGTAGTTGTCTTATTATATTTAAATTTGGTGATAAATTTTTTATTGGTGAATTATTTATAAGATCTGGTAATAAAGATATTATTCGCTATAGCTGTCTCTTTTTTGCACTTTACCTTTGTATATCACTGACATTTGGTAAAAAAAAGTAATTTATCATATTGATATTTTATGAAAGATAGATTTAATTAATGGTGAATCAAGATATTAAATTCACCATTAAATTTTCACTAGTTAACTTAGTTCAGAAATACTATATCCAGATGTTCCTGCCATTATATGGTTACAGGTGATACTTTCATATTGTATAGTGATAATTTCGCTAGGTAATGAATTACTTTGAGTTAAGGTACTTGCATGTATTTGTGAGTAATTGACAATAGAAGCATTGGTTAAAACAACCGTCATATATTTCTCTTGGGCGCCGGTATGAGAAGTTCTATAGTAATCAATTTCACATTTTAAAATTTCGTTATTTGTAATTGCCGTAATTAGTAATGGTGTCGATTTATCAACATGTTTGGTTATAGAAAGAGGGGCATGACTTAAATTTTGTCTTCTTGATATATCAAATGTGGATGCTATAACTAATATTTCATTTAAGTGAGAACTCTGATATTTATTGCCAAGTGAATCGTATGAAGAGCATCCTGCTGAAATATTACCCTGAATATTTCCATTTATTCTTAAATAAATATTATTAGACATTAATTATTTTCCTTTTTATATAATTAAACTTCATGTTTATCTAAAGCTAAATTTACTTTAAAGTTAATCTTATTAGATTAATTTATGTATTTATTATATTTAAAAATAGATAAATTACTATCTATGTATTGTGACAATTTATATGGTGCAATCACCAGAACGTAATCGCTATGTATATCGTATTACCGCTTTTCTAGTTTGGTGCTGTGAGTTGGAGTGGTGTAAATCTTGGATTTGTGACATTTTAAGAGGTTCAAAAGGCATGTGGCTGGTGCTCAAGAAGGCTAGTCAGTGCTATCCGTTCTGATTTCACATTTAAAATAAATCAAATGTCAAAGCCTACTTTTTTGTATAATTCAGGAATGTCAGTAAATAAAGCAAGAGTTTTACTTTCTGAATATAAAGAGGAGTAATCTATTCATCTTTATTTTTAGATAAATTATAGTTATTTTAAAACCGATTAGTATGCTTCCAAAGAGGAATTTTGTAATAACTAAATATATTGTAACTGAAAGTGATAATGATATTAATATTATCAATAAATATGGTAAGTTATTGTCTTTTTGAAAAAATAGATAATAATAAAATGACTAAGGTTGTGTTTATTACTGATGATACACTTGACTTTATACTAATAAAGTAAGGTGTTGTTCTTGCTTTTTTTAATATTTTCTTTTCTTTTTTATTAAACATTTATTTTATACCATTTTTTGTTTTTACAGATTAATGATAACATAAGATTAATATTTAATACCATAATTGAAGATTGATTTTATTTTATGGTTAATTTAATTATCTTAAGTTAAATTTTTTGAGTGTGTTTTTATGATTTTATTTTAAGTAATATAAAATCACTCTAATTAGGGGTTAATATAAATTACGAGAAAATAATTTAACCTACATACTAAGTATTCCTAGTGTTTGCTTTTTAAATATTATCTTGTTATTTCTAGCAACAGCCAATATTTCAGCAATCTGAAAGAAATACTTTCGGGTGATTACAACATTCATTAAATCAACTTTCTTTATTTTCCCCAAAAGAGAATTGCCTATGAAAAAGGAATTAATAGGTCGGACATCCTCACGGCAAAACTATCCTTATCACATAGTGACAAGTAAGATTATTGAAGCATTAGAGAAAGGAATAGAACCTTGGCATAAAGGGCTATCCGTTAATGCAGTAACAGGGCATACTTCAAGACTTGCTAGAAAAGGAAGTAGCTAATTGAGAGTTATTTACAATGAATTCATGCCAGTATTATATCGACATTAGAATACATTGATGAAAGTGTTGATAACTTGCGAGATATATTAGAAGCGGAATTGATGTGATGAAAATAACAGGAGGAGTATCAAGATTTGACAGTGATTAGGAAAGAAAGTAAAAGTTACAAATAAAAAAAACAGCCTTGATTTGAGCAAGACTGTTTATTCAAAGCTTTTAATAAATTTTAACAACAGATAACTTACGTTAAATTTGTGTCTTATCTTAGCTTTTTTGCCCTCTCAGTGATTTAACTCACTGACGAACAAATGAAAGATGGTGCCCGAACTCGGAATCGAACCAAGGACACGGGGATTTTCAATCCCCTGCTCTACCGACTGAGCTATTCGGGCAACGGGGCGTATTAAACCCGATATTGCTTTTCTCGTCAACGTTATTTATCAAAAAACCGTTTGATTGCTGTTTTTTTAAACTTATTGCTTAATAAAACGCTATTTATCGCGAAGAAAGAGTAAAAACAAAGCTGAACATAGTTTGTAGTAGCTAGAATTATGGTGACAAAAAATACAATAAGACGGTTTATTGGCTCGTAACAACAAACAAAGCTTACCCAAATTGATTGAGTAAGCTTTGTTTCTTTAGAGCAAATAATAATTAACGATAGTTGCGTTGAGCCGTACTGACTTTCTCAAGATAACGACGAGATTGGTCGGCAGGGTGCTTATTACGTAACGTGGTATACACTTGCGTAGGCTCTAGGTTGTTAATCATGGCTGCAGCTTGTTTTTTATCACTATGGAATATGCGTAAGACGCTGCCAGCACCGCCATTGTAAGCCTGTATAACGGCGTAACGGCGTGAAATAGGATCTTTGATATCACCAAGGTAGCTGTTTTGCAGTATTGAAATATAAGCAGCACCCGCATCGATATTATTAGCAGGATCAAACAAGTAACTGCGGCTTGGTTGCCCTGATTTACCTTGCATGCGGAATACATCTCGTCCTGCCGTTGCTGGCATAATTTGCATTAAACCTAATGCGTCTGAACTACTGACAGCATAAGGGTTAAAACTTGATTCAATTTGCATAATAGCTAGGATAAGCGAAGGCTCAACACCATATTTAGCTGCCGCTTGTTGGACTAATGGTAAGTATTTATGTGCACGTTTATCAAGGTGATTAGGGACTAAATTAATGGTGACATACCAAATTGTATTTATACCAGATTGGCGTTTTTGTAATTTATTGGCAATCAGATAATCAGCAAACTTATTGGCTCGCCATTCCCAGCGTATAGGCTGACCTGTATTATCAAGAACCTGTCCTGATAAAAAAGGTTCTGTACTGTGAGGGATGTTATTGACATCAGAATAGAGGTCTATAGAGCCAGGATCTTCACCCATTAATAATGTAGTGACAATTGCCTTATGTAATTGGAATTGAGGAGCATCACCACCTAGTGTTTCTATCGTGATGGTACCTGCTTCAAAGTTAATATGGCTACGGGTTTTATAAGCGTCAGTATATTTTACGTAGTCTTTAGGGCCGGCTATTAAAACTTCCTTCATCCCCCAAATCATTTCGATATTATTGGCAAATTGCCCCATAAGAATATCGAATGCATTGGTGTCCTTTGCGTAATCAGGTTCAAATGTCTTAGAGGGTTGGCTACTACATGAAATGAGTAGTGGGGC
This portion of the Proteus vulgaris genome encodes:
- a CDS encoding M20 family metallo-hydrolase encodes the protein MTQQDTATHYSIDDMKTLIETMQIYKKDNSGKGITRIAYGEEDEAAHLYLAGLMKEAGLEVYRDGIGTLYARLPGKDRSLPAVGTGSHLDTVPQGGAYDGALGVIAGFYALMQYKPQQLKRDLELVVFRAEESSRFGFSCIGSKVLTGKIDRTRWEQNKDDDGNNFFEVLKSLGYQHDNLDSCLVKEDRYSAFVELHIEQGKRLENDKKTIGIVNGIAAPTRFSVTVNGHADHSGATPMYQRQDALVASAEIITDINRAACTEAVYGTVGTVGKLNVVPNSMNVIPGQVKFSVDIRGIDTESIQRVVQRLNNSVEKAEKDFGVAIDVQPISAESPVKLDDTICQVIESLCQKHNIDYMTMLSGAGHDSMNMASLYPTAMIFTPSVAGISHHPDEFTEFSDIAVAADLLAETLGTLANQ
- a CDS encoding DUF4225 domain-containing protein — translated: MTEYEIDYSYSDVYRDTLRRESSYLRKIAMKFAYQYIGDSFARMMFLNDIEQLIARTELEVSSYCLSLSAGLDNISDEIERLELQDNLLRNRSVMQYALFEIIRKQEESEENNKLTLKQVGFVSGAMQIYGGGASCVGSVGTLCSSLGVGMVSQGVNSMIENGYYLLFREEYSGPVRNGYRATSKALGYGDNEADIFYNVVDLSLSGASLLKPVLKEDSWKLFHYIKSDFITSWQSMGRLSLTSEFFFDGVTFYSTYDLYKEKNKSE
- a CDS encoding Hcp family type VI secretion system effector, with the protein product MSNNIYLRINGNIQGNISAGCSSYDSLGNKYQSSHLNEILVIASTFDISRRQNLSHAPLSITKHVDKSTPLLITAITNNEILKCEIDYYRTSHTGAQEKYMTVVLTNASIVNYSQIHASTLTQSNSLPSEIITIQYESITCNHIMAGTSGYSISELS
- a CDS encoding ArdC family protein; this translates as MKKELIGRTSSRQNYPYHIVTSKIIEALEKGIEPWHKGLSVNAVTGHTSRLARKGSS
- the mltC gene encoding membrane-bound lytic murein transglycosylase MltC, which codes for MKKILLLLIIAPLLISCSSQPSKTFEPDYAKDTNAFDILMGQFANNIEMIWGMKEVLIAGPKDYVKYTDAYKTRSHINFEAGTITIETLGGDAPQFQLHKAIVTTLLMGEDPGSIDLYSDVNNIPHSTEPFLSGQVLDNTGQPIRWEWRANKFADYLIANKLQKRQSGINTIWYVTINLVPNHLDKRAHKYLPLVQQAAAKYGVEPSLILAIMQIESSFNPYAVSSSDALGLMQIMPATAGRDVFRMQGKSGQPSRSYLFDPANNIDAGAAYISILQNSYLGDIKDPISRRYAVIQAYNGGAGSVLRIFHSDKKQAAAMINNLEPTQVYTTLRNKHPADQSRRYLEKVSTAQRNYR